From the Vibrio tubiashii ATCC 19109 genome, the window ATTTTCTCTGCGTTTTCAGCAGTGAGTGTTTTGGCTGGAGCAAGAATAGGGCACTTATTGAGGTGGATAAGCTTAACAGGGACTGGAAGCTCGTCAGGTGCAAGGTCAGATCGCTTAGTATACAGTCGCTCATTAAGCTGCTTTGTATCCAAATCCAATAGGGCTTGCGGGTCTTTCGCCAAATCGACACAAATGACCGCATTCTGATTAGTCGGGTGCCAAGCAACAGGAACAACCCAGCTAGTGTAGTTACACTCTTTGCCCAACATACCTGAAACATGCATCAATGGTGTCATGTTCACGATGTCGATCAGTTCATTCAACTTGCGCTTGTGACGCATGCTTAGGAAGTAATCAAACAATTTTGGTTGAGCCGCTTTAACCTTTTTGGCCATTTCAATCGTCGCGATAACATCCGCCATCGCATCGTGTGCGTTCTCATGTTCAATGCCATTGGCTACAGATAAATGCTCAAGCTTAAAGCTGATAAAACCTTCATCGTTCTCAGGCCAGTTTACTCCTTCTGGACGAAGCGCGTAGCAAGCACGCATAACATCAAGCAAATCCCAGCGAGAGTTACCGTTTTGCCAGCTCCACGCATAAGGATCGATAAAGTTTCGGTAACAGGTGTAGCGCGTTACCTCATCATCGAATCGGATACTGTTATAGCCCAAGCTAATGGTGTTTGGTGTTGCCAGTTGTTCGTGGATCTTTGCGATAAACTCGGGCTCTGAAAGACCTTGGGTTTCCGCGGTTTGCGGAGTTATACCTGTAATTAGTGCGGCTTCTGGTGCCGGAAGATAATCCGCAGGCGGCTGACAATAAATAACAAGAGGTTCACCAATAATATTGAAGTCCATATCGGTACGAACACCCGCAAACTGACACGGTCGATCTTTCGCTGGGCTAGTTCCCCACGTCTCGTAATCAAAAAAGAAAAACGTAGGCTGATGCTCTTGCTGCATTGTCTTTATTACCAAGGGTTTGAAATCTACCTCGGTATTAGACCATTGGCAGCCACCAAGCGCAATTGTGAGAGAGGAATAAGGCGATAAGAGGTGATTTTTTGGGCGGGTGGGGGAACTGTAGTGGGAGTGGTTATTGATAGTAGTATAAATGATGCAACGTTAAACTGTATTGTATGTAGTTGAGTCATTTATGGAGTGTTGATAGTCATAAGCTGCTGATAATAAATGATTGTGATGTGGATGGAACATCATAGTTGTCTATGATTTTGTGTAGAATTTAAATGATGGTAACCTGTACGGTAAATGTGGTTTGGTGGGCAGTGTAGAACTAGTTTATCTAACAACTGTTAAGCGTTTTAAATGGGCTGAGGTAATAATGTCTAACTCAAAATGTAAACTTTGTGGGAATGAGGGGAAACTCGAGAAATCACACATTATTCCAAAGTCTTACTTTAAAAGCTTGAAGTCTGGAAATGGCCAGCTTGTTGCAATTGTATGTGATGATGAAACGCAACCCAAAAGGTCGAATATAGATCCGAAAGAAGAATTACTATGCCGAGAATGTGAGCAATTTATTAGTGTAAACTATGAGCGATATGGTACTCAGCTCTTTAAAAGAACAACTAATATTAAAAAGGCAAAGTCATATATTGAGTTCAATGGGTTCAAGTATACAGAGTATTACTTATACTTAATTAGCATTCTTTGGCGTGCATCAATTTCAACAATTGCTGAATTTTCAAATGTTAAATTAAATGCTCAATTTGACGAACTATTAG encodes:
- the sbcB gene encoding exodeoxyribonuclease I, which encodes MQQEHQPTFFFFDYETWGTSPAKDRPCQFAGVRTDMDFNIIGEPLVIYCQPPADYLPAPEAALITGITPQTAETQGLSEPEFIAKIHEQLATPNTISLGYNSIRFDDEVTRYTCYRNFIDPYAWSWQNGNSRWDLLDVMRACYALRPEGVNWPENDEGFISFKLEHLSVANGIEHENAHDAMADVIATIEMAKKVKAAQPKLFDYFLSMRHKRKLNELIDIVNMTPLMHVSGMLGKECNYTSWVVPVAWHPTNQNAVICVDLAKDPQALLDLDTKQLNERLYTKRSDLAPDELPVPVKLIHLNKCPILAPAKTLTAENAEKIGIDREKCLENLALLRKHPEVREKLIGVYGIEREYEKSNDVDSMLYDGFFSPADKAAMNIIRETDPNNLSALDISFSDDRIAPLLFRYRARNFPWTLDESEQQRWATHCRDYFESRIEDYMLNLENLVHEHESDQKKIAILKSIYQYVQKRVS